The following coding sequences are from one Augochlora pura isolate Apur16 chromosome 6, APUR_v2.2.1, whole genome shotgun sequence window:
- the LOC144471418 gene encoding lisH domain-containing protein ARMC9 isoform X4 encodes MDKNRIIDQMDNKNLKLIHQIWNSLISENVKQTKSYKVLTLNLYVYFIMLSKHKMVLHSFEEQDKMQAETMKSTTSLNRDGLENQENLMTKLKEDMHECMELLRGFLNTSGKELENDTELRSLITLAFTKEPLAELSTSKAFGNSWMRELTENLISFVENYKQQNFSDLKHNDINLENKDSTANVIPKRRNVPIIPNDRNIPLFIEDDELDEEYSLSDNTKYTRKSKSVQTISTIYSTDDDLHSSLLRSNKKLMLYSQELTVTKSHLSIVQSNYEKLKKRFHKLHADYHKLMSIARVLTNVLENSVKGQTIDFQAMLESCIKIFPDLFNQNVRNNLYCSSEAMLEKCNSEMKVIKQSMPDISPVPPKSLNFKKIKLHLINGSIRTKLLLLQALRRKVTCGQLEEREEALHEYISKDLLGLYGRIANYKGTSILPYLLTPDNISMPHPLQQSTTRLLNALASFRCGRDYLSFDSTVVDAVFKCLNNTYDNDIDTFTCNMIIAMLQKLSLRKQQRIYMIENGLVEWLIRHLHVHYRIMDSYRLEYATALLMNLSLHQIARRRAATLASLLVSTLTNLLLTDRSSILPYITGALNHFLTNHEINEEAKKMKFSSVLEQYGKYKDGEIREHLEHILKIHKGEIMIKTEIEEIADNDEEEFDVVENELEENDPVKNSYDELFGETLLASYYTTFPKTFNDKEINSKISSHTFMHCAEEQMKSLQYEYASISNEQNLERFVDEKYHVKNRNNIMVVQEHVKETYLSSTLEAPKLVSLHKVFNFFDSRMPRLHRNASNGIFIHSTNILLFRYFAFSLLCYHIYVFKAQQMNKPRINEKCSSSSEARTTLESSAFLRNNCTQRNLIKFNRQINENPSNDKKFRNTSNVNAYLRMENDTISARDDCESAEYLYTSHLLKKGTNTTLPSSINLDENDVESVANSTVMEKLSSIASLNASDDNKIVSGNSCYTQEIDLDTENAFLAKPKLPRTPQ; translated from the exons AATCTTATGACTAAATTAAAAGAGGATATGCACGAGTGTATGGAACTGTTACGAGGGTTTTTAAATACGTCTGGTAAAGAACTGGAAAATGATACAGAATTGAGATCCTTAATTACACTAGCGTTTACCAAGGAACCACTCGCAGAATTAAGCACATCTAAAGCATTTGGAAACAGTTGGATGAGAGAATTAactgaaaatttgatttcgtttgTTGAGAACTATAAACAACAA AATTTCAGCGATCTGAAACACAATGATATAAATTTGGAGAACAAAGATTCTACTGCCAATGTAATACCTAAAAGAAGAAATGTACCAATTATACCAAATGATAGAAACATTCCACTATTTATAGAAGACGACGAACTCGATGAGGAGTATAGTTTATCtgataatacaaaatatacacgAAAATCAAA AAGCGTGCAGACAATatcaacgatttattctaCAGACGATGATTTGCATTCGTCGCTTTTAAGaagtaataaaaagttaatgcTGTATAGTCAGGAATTAACTGTAACAAAATCCCACTTATCTATTGTTCAATCCAATTATGAGAAGTTAAAGAAACGATTTCATAAGCTGCATGCtgattatcataaattaatgaGCATTGCCAGAGTTTTAACGAACGTTTTAGAAAACTCGGTGAAGGGCCAAACTATCGACTTCCAAGCCATGTTAGAGTCCTGCATTAAAATCTTTccagatttatttaatcaaaatgtaagaaacaatttatat TGTTCTTCGGAAGCGATGTTAGAGAAATGTAATTCCGAGATGAAAGTAATTAAGCAATCGATGCCGGATATTTCGCCTGTACCTCCAAAATcgttaaattttaagaaaattaagttACATCTAATAAATGGAAGTATCAGAACTAAATTGTTACTATTACAAGCATTAAGAAGG AAAGTTACATGCGGACAACttgaagaaagagaggaagcaTTGCACGAGTACATAAGTAAAGACCTCTTAGGGCTTTATGGGCGAATTGCAAACTATAAAGGTACATCTATTCTACCGTATTTATTAACTCCGGACAACATCAGTATGCCTCATCCATTGCAACAATCAACCACGAGATTATTAAACGCCTTAGCATCGTTTAGATGTGGACGAGATTATTTGTCGTTTGATTCTACTGTAGTCGATGCG GTATTCAAGTGCCTAAATAATACTTATGATAACGACATAGATACATTTACGTGTAATATGATTATTGCGATGCTGCAAAAATTATCATTACGCAAACAGCAAAGGATATATATGATAGAAAATGGATTAGTAGAATGGTTGATCCGTCATTTACATGTCCATTACCGCATTATGGATTCTTACCGATTGGAATATGCTACAGCACTGTTAATGAATCTGTCATTGCATCAAATTGCTCGAAGAAGAGCGGCCACTTTGGCATCTTTACTTGTATCAACGTTAACTAATTTGCTTTTAACGGATCGTTCCTCC ATTTTGCCATATATTACTGGAGcgttaaatcattttttaacaaatcatGAAATTAACGAAGAAGCTAAGAAAATGAAGTTCTCATCTGTATTAGAACAGTATGGTAAATACAAAGACGGTGAAATAAG GGAGCACTTGGAacacattttgaaaattcacaAAGGTGAAATTAtgattaaaacagaaattgagGAAATTGCAGACAACGATGAA GAAGAATTCGATGTCGTGGAAAATGAGTTGGAAGAAAATGACCCGGTGAAGAATAGCTATGACGAATTGTTTGGAGAAACGTTGCTTGCATCATACTATACTACATTCCCGAAGACTTTTAATGACAAAGAAATcaattcgaaaatatcgtCGCATACTTTCATGCACTGTGCTGAAGAACAAATGAAAAGCTTGCAATATGAATATGCATCCATAtcaaatgaacaaaatttggAAAG ATTCGTAGATGAAAAGTATCACGTAAAGAACAGAAACAATATCATGGTGGTACAGGAACATGTGAAAGAAACATATTTAAGCTCAACGTTAGAGGCACCCAAACTAGTTTCATTGCACAAGGTATTCAATTTCTTTGATTCCAGAATGCCGCGTTTACATCGAAACGCATccaatggaatttttatacattcaacgaatattttattatttcgctACTTTGCTTTTTCATTATTGTGTTATCACATTTATGTGTTTAAGGCCCAACAAATGAATAAGCcgagaataaatgaaaaatgcagtTCTTCTTCCGAAGCAAGAACTACTTTAGAAAGTTCTGCATTCCTAAGGAACAATTGCACACaaagaaatttgataaagttCAATAgacaaattaatgaaaatccaTCGAATGATAAAAAGTTCCGAAATACTAGTAATGTAAATGCATATTTAAGAATGGAAAACGATACGATTTCTGCACGTGATGATTGTGAAAGTGCCGAATACTTGTATACAAGTCATTTGTTAAA gaaAGGTACTAATACAACGCTTCCATCTTCGATAAACTTGGATGAGAATGATGTTGAAAGTGTAGCCAATTCAACAG TCATGGAGAAACTGAGCAGTATAGCGTCGCT GAACGCCAGTGATGACAATAAGATTGTAAGCGGCAATAGTTGTTACACTCAGGAAATCGATCTTGACACGGAAAATGCGTTTCTGGCAAAACCAAAGCTCCCTAGAACAcctcaataa
- the LOC144471420 gene encoding uncharacterized protein LOC144471420, giving the protein MAKIISLKTVIFGSILLVRAEPPVTSYSITGDNAFEYNSNIIKDGHRENTELYSAGTSGHSLSNGRSQTSLEESLRGNSYSGFSQNAHNPGFQGFSSNVRDNLGASSYFMNDPIQSSFESYANANNNNNNGDSTFGGYAQSMDQTGSEFGQAMSFSNSKHKSPEYMRFSDNLPGATNTGNFPGLTSESSPFRDYSTDAFRSHTTATGGYMDGDQTFTRELPSLLNSPSTDYSYGKHKESVFGAGNGKYANDVYSLHPETRYVRGSHGNGARDYVSSMYLPMSASSSTLLGNLRGTSDVSQYGTVSTGKYSKYNKYLGDYALNAGFNYLSKEPEPDYSFGNYGNYGNYGKGKATTFKDSRPGSYSAQSYLGDRAPSYSTKSAANYKGKPSYISYPGSSSAAYATMPSLHGAYNGNSYADSHMLRRYRSSSGHVPGHGTIYSGYY; this is encoded by the exons ATGGCGAAAATCATTTCGCTT AAGACGGTGATCTTTGGCAGCATCTTGTTAGTGCGCGCTGAACCACCGGTCACCA GCTATTCGATAACAGGGGACAATGCGTTTGAGTACAACAGCAACATCATTAAAGACGGCCACAGAGAGAACACGGAACTTTATTCAGCCGGGACTAGCGGACACTCGCTGAGTAACGGTCGAAGCCAAACCAGCCTTGAAGAAAGTCTGAGAGGCAATTCTTACAGCGGATTTTCGCAGAACGCGCACAATCCTGGCTTCCAAGGATTTTCTAGCAATGTACGGGACAATCTTGGCGCCAGCTCCTATTTTATGAACGATCCTATCCAATCGTCGTTCGAGAGctacgcgaacgcgaacaacaacaacaacaacggaGATTCGACATTTGGCGGATATGCTCAAAGTATGGATCAAACGGGGTCCGAGTTCGGCCAGGCAATGTCATTCTCCAACAGCAAACACAAAAGTCCAGAATATATGAGATTCTCCGACAATTTACCTGGAGCCACCAACACTGGCAATTTTCCTGGACTGACATCTGAAAGTTCACCTTTCAGAGACTATTCCACGGACGCATTCAGGAGCCACACGACGGCCACAGGGGGATACATGGACGGCGATCAAACATTTACCAGAGAACTTCCCAGCTTATTGAACAGTCCTAGCACAGATTACTCTTACGGGAAACACAAGGAAAGCGTATTCGGAGCTGGTAACGGCAAATATGCGAACGACGTTTACTCTCTTCATCCCGAAACCCGCTACGTGCGAGGCAGTCATGGAAACGGGGCAAGAGATTACGTTTCTTCGATGTACCTGCCGATGTCTGCCAGTAGTAGCACTCTGCTCGGTAACTTGAGGGGTACCTCGGATGTATCCCAATACGGTACAGTGAGTACGGGCAAGTATAGCAAATATAACAAGTACCTGGGAGACTATGCCCTCAATGCTGGCTTCAACTATCTTTCAAAGGAACCAGAGCCTGACTATTCGTTTGGTAATTACGGTAATTATGGTAATTACGGAAAAGGTAAGGCAACAACGTTTAAAGACAGCAGGCCGGGCAGCTATAGCGCCCAAAGTTATCTCGGGGATAGGGCACCATCCTACTCAACTAAATCTGCTGCAAATTACAAGGGTAAACCAAGTTATATCAGCTACCCAGGCAGCTCTTCCGCTGCTTATGCCACAATGCCGAGTTTACATGGTGCTTACAATGGCAACAGCTACGCAGACAGCCATATGCTCAGGAGATACCGCAGCAGTAGTGGACACGTCCCCGGACATGGAACCATATATTCTGGTTATTATTAA
- the LOC144471422 gene encoding uncharacterized protein LOC144471422 has product MCLLSTSTPNSLEYRYFPTTRSRVKLRIKAEHDARICLRTHLGSDSNMYEIVIGGWSNTMSALKKNSREPAIVEVETKDILNANHLCDIWIQWLCDGLLNVGRQNGEVFMSYKDPNPFVINYIGVGTAWGATGEFFIEESQCTGAAIRQQVVDTSSLWIDYNETLGLPRNVTDVTKNDLYVGRTHHRDSLVPGSVRNNVCTVAWGGFAHDKKEFQVLCAENVSWVQSWDGTVPLNALPAGESEDGYALFIGRVFYKGIYYVGKIQPNHQVCYVPIDGREESYTNYETLVICDIEEHIGR; this is encoded by the exons ATGTGTTTGC TCAGTACTAGTACACCAAATAGTTTGGAATATCGTTATTTTCCTACTACAAGGTCTCGTGTTAAGTTACGTATAAAAGCTGAACATGATGCAAGAATATGTTTACGTACTCATTTGGGTTCTGATTCTAACATGTATGAG ATTGTTATTGGAGGATGGTCAAATACTATGTcagcgttaaagaaaaatagtagaGAACCCGCAATCGTGGAAGTCGAAAccaaagatatattaaatgctAATCACTTGTGCGATATTTGGATACA GTGGCTATGCGATGGACTGTTGAACGTGGGTCGTCAGAATGGTGAAGTCTTTATGTCGTACAAAGACCCAAATccatttgttataaattatataggaGTCGGTACAGCATGGGGTGCTACAGgagaatttttcatagaag AATCGCAATGCACTGGTGCAGCCATCAGACAACAAGTGGTCGACACATCTAGCTTATGGATAGATTATAACGAAACCCTTGGGCTTCCACGAAATGTTACCGATGTTACGAAAAATGACTTGTATGTAGGTCGTACTCATCACAGAGATTCACTTGTACCTGGAAGCGTAAGGAATAACGTGTGTACAGTCGCGTGGGGTGGTTTTGCACACGATAAGAAAGAATTTCAAGTATTGTGCGCTGAAAATGTGAGCTGGGTACAATCATGGGATGGCACTGTTCCGTTGAACGCTCTTCCTGCTGGCGAATCGGAGGATGGTTATGCGCTGTTCATAGGGAGAGTTTTTTACAAAGGCATATATTACGTCGGGAAAATTCAGCCGAATCACCAAGTTTGTTATGTACCTATAGATGGCAGGGAAGAATCTTATACAAATTACGAAACTTTAGTTATTTGCGATATCGAAGAACATATTGGCAGATAA
- the Rae1 gene encoding ribonucleic acid export 1 — MFNQSGGLRTGTANTSNPMQDFEVVSPPDDSVSSLAFSPASIPQNFLVAGSWDCNVRCWEVEQSGKTVPKSMQSMPEPILDVCWSDDGTKVFMASCDKTAKCWDLVSNQCIQVAAHDAPIKDCHWIKASTYSCLMTGSWDKTLRFWDLRSPKPAMTLNLIERCYCTDVDYPMAVVGTAGRGLIVYHLEGTPREFKPVELNLKYQYRCVAIFRDKKKVPTGFAIGSTEGRVAIHHMNLSPKENFTFKCHRVNGTPNGYQDIYAVNDIAFHPVHGTVATVGADGTFGFWDKDSRTKLKSSDPMEQSITRCCFNHNGQIFAYAVSYDWSKGHEYYNPSKKNSIFLRPCFEELKPKATP, encoded by the exons atgTTCAATCAAAGCGGTGGATTACGTACCGGCACGGCAAATACCTCGAATCCAATGCAGGATTTTGAGGTTGTCTCACCTCCTGATGATTCTGTGTCCAGTCTCGCGTTCAGTCCCGCATCTATTCCTCAAAACTTTTTGGTAGCCGGTTCATGGGATTGCAATGTCCGTTGCTGGGAAGTCGAGCAATCTGGTAAGACGGTTCCTAAATCGATGCAATCCATGCCCGAACCAATACTCGACGTTTGTTGGAGCGAC GATGGAACTAAAGTATTCATGGCATCTTGCGATAAAACTGCTAAATGTTGGGACTTGGTATCGAATCAGTGTATACAAGTTGCTGCACACGATGCACCCATCAAAGATTGTCACTGGATCAAAGCTAGTACATATTCGTGTCTTATGACTGGTTCCTGGGATAAAACATTAAGA TTTTGGGATTTGAGAAGTCCAAAACCAGCAATGACTCTCAATCTAATTGAAAGATGTTATTGCACCGACGTT GATTATCCGATGGCGGTAGTAGGAACTGCAGGACGTGGTCTAATCGTGTATCATTTGGAAGGCACTCCGAGAGAATTCAAACCAGTAGAGTTAAATCTCAAATATCAATACAGATGTGTCGCCATTTTTAGAGATAAGAAGAAAGTTCCCACTGGTTTTGCAATAGGCAGTACGGAAGGACGCGTTGCGATACATCATATGAATTTAAGCCCAAAAGAGAATTTCACTTTCAAGTGTCATAGAGTGAACGGAACACCAAATGGTTATCAAGATATCTATGCG GTTAACGACATTGCATTTCATCCAGTTCACGGCACTGTTGCCACCGTTGGAGCTGACGGTACTTTTGGCTTTTGGGATAAAGATTCGCGgacaaaattgaaatcctCGGATCCTATGGAACAGTCTATTACTAGATGTTGCTTCAATCATAATGGTCAGATATTTGCGTACGCTGTATCTTACGATTGGTCCAAG GGTCACGAGTATTATAATCCATCGAAGAAAAACTCCATATTCCTTAGACCGTGTTTCGAAGAACTAAAACCTAAAGCTACACCATAA